The Vespula vulgaris chromosome 4, iyVesVulg1.1, whole genome shotgun sequence genome has a segment encoding these proteins:
- the LOC127063361 gene encoding dynein light chain Tctex-type protein 2B-like isoform X1: MEDAEIIDTLDHPNNSKTERSNDIPENLKNLDVEILGEESSEVSEPVYRIRPHLYDKFKPLSAKEVIHNVLFDQLSTKTYNAQDAVQWTKDIADTIKEKIKGDRNSLNFINRHKRKLDICFLFFIELKFKRYKYIINVVLGEQHGAGIKMGTRCIWDAEADAYAFDSFINDTIFCVATVYAIYFY; encoded by the exons ATGGAAGACGCTGAAATTATTGATACTTTGGATCATCCGAATAATAGCAAGACAGAAAGATCAAATGATATTCCAGAAAATCTGAAGAACCTGGATGTGGAAATATTAGGTGAAGAAAGCAGTGAAGTGTCTGAACCTGTATATCGAATTCGGCCGCATCTTTAtgataa gTTTAAGCCTTTAAGTGCAAAAGAAGTGATACACAATGTATTGTTTGATCAGCTCTCTACAAAAACATATAATGCTCAGGATGCTGTCCAATGGACCAAAGATATAGCAGatacgattaaagaaaaaattaaaggtGATAGGaattctttgaattttattaataggcataaaagaaaattagatatctgtttccttttttttatagaattaaaatttaagcgttataaatatatcataaatgtgGTCTTGGGGGAACAACATGGCGCTGGTATAAAAATGGGAACGAGATGTATCTGGGATGCAGAGGCAGATGCATATGCTTTCGACAGTTTTATAAAT GATACGATATTTTGTGTAGCTACTGTATatgctatatatttttactaa
- the LOC127063361 gene encoding dynein light chain Tctex-type protein 2B-like isoform X2: MEDAEIIDTLDHPNNSKTERSNDIPENLKNLDVEILGEESSEVSEPVYRIRPHLYDKFKPLSAKEVIHNVLFDQLSTKTYNAQDAVQWTKDIADTIKEKIKELKFKRYKYIINVVLGEQHGAGIKMGTRCIWDAEADAYAFDSFINDTIFCVATVYAIYFY, from the exons ATGGAAGACGCTGAAATTATTGATACTTTGGATCATCCGAATAATAGCAAGACAGAAAGATCAAATGATATTCCAGAAAATCTGAAGAACCTGGATGTGGAAATATTAGGTGAAGAAAGCAGTGAAGTGTCTGAACCTGTATATCGAATTCGGCCGCATCTTTAtgataa gTTTAAGCCTTTAAGTGCAAAAGAAGTGATACACAATGTATTGTTTGATCAGCTCTCTACAAAAACATATAATGCTCAGGATGCTGTCCAATGGACCAAAGATATAGCAGatacgattaaagaaaaaattaaag aattaaaatttaagcgttataaatatatcataaatgtgGTCTTGGGGGAACAACATGGCGCTGGTATAAAAATGGGAACGAGATGTATCTGGGATGCAGAGGCAGATGCATATGCTTTCGACAGTTTTATAAAT GATACGATATTTTGTGTAGCTACTGTATatgctatatatttttactaa
- the LOC127063357 gene encoding proteoglycan 4 gives MSTAVRERTSTHTSRKIVSHGGPISGQSHGAVTAGSLENNLDALLEDLQTSVSRSATPSRSGRALSPQVEYRVAANPTRVVTEGRTISPTRTTKTTTEKFVSTVPSGAPSGIPGLELLDAELQNVQPGQSKTVAYKQVSYQYNKSIDGKPVDSWAMADNAMMNTATPMLDNIHEITYEENKTQTGRRSPEPTAKKSTVNRELVFSDTPASHSIQTSPPPGTQYRDVKYIHDSSSYQAESRPIQNTVTTVHTNTGQEYGNVEYVPVPSPTPAIPINLAPGPNTKVTTTIKTYTYELPGAPETYLPGGTLPGGAVLPGDQTITYTLPRTGTSTTDKTVTYQTVTENIPGGSGGPIKYSSPPPIEMTKKSTALHKETKFYREDHHGLPPSSSGTLPQNYHPSPPPQTNIDSRTTINRNEKYYHVDGNFPNGQAPSDRPDYPGNTTTIVYQNQPPIINETHMTTINRIEEHYPSRPPSAGRHPTPDKPGTPTKTNYYPVPSQGTPPGTTTVYKFSNTTTTVPPNKNAEDHEVLLPKPFPTGGVQVYPVNAKPSGPSTDQQGPPARLEDLMASFSDSEREVLEDIEKKEKEQQKKDSPAVKKEVDFLPHTPPKVKSKNVAGPPVYYPPGSAEFTKKEEFGAAMSQSSGGWQKGSAKYEYEASSKSKSKSSSGAAVVPVCLPLCCALPCVIM, from the exons ATGTCAACGGCTGTAAGGGAGAGGACGAGTACGCACACCAGCAGAAAGATCGTGAGTCATGGCGGTCCTATATCTGGCCAAAGCCACGGCGCAGTCACGGCCGGCAGTCTCGAAAACAATTTAG ATGCACTTCTCGAGGATCTTCAGACTAGCGTCTCGAGAAGTGCCACTCCAAGTCGAAGTGGAAGAGCTCTCTCGCCTCAAGTCGAATACCGTGTGGCTGCGAATCCAACTAGAGTGGTCACCGAAGGCAG GACTATATCACCAACACGCACTACTAAAACAACCACTGAAAAGTTTGTGAGTACAGTTCCCAGTGGAGCACCCAGTGGTATACCAGGTTTAGAACTTCTCGATGCAGAACTCCAAAAT GTTCAACCGGGGCAAAGCAAAACCGTTGCTTATAAACAGGTTTCCTATCAGTATAACAAGAGCATCGATGGAAAACCAGTCG ACTCATGGGCAATGGCAGATAACGCGATGATGAATACTGCTACACCGATGCT TGATAATATCCATGAGATTACCTACGAAGAGAACAAAACGCAAACAGGACGCCGTAGTCCTGAACCTACCGCTAAAAAGTCTACGGTTAACAGAGAGCTA gTATTTTCCGATACTCCGGCATCTCACTCCATTCAAACTTCACCTCCTCCTGGAACTCAATATCGagatgtaaaatatatacacgattCATCTA GTTATCAGGCCGAGTCACGTCCCATTCAAAATACAGTGACTACTGTGCATACGAACACCGGCCAGGAATACGGAAATGTGGAATACGTCCCAGTACCATCGCCAACACCAGCGATACCGATCAATTTGGCACCCGGTCCCAACACGAAAGTAACGACAACCATAAAAACATACACCTACGAGTTACCAGGAGCACCAGAAACATATCTACCGGGAGGCACATTGCCAGGAGGCGCCGTACTTCCCGGCGATCAGACTATTACCTATACTCTGCCCAGAACTGGTACCTCTACTACAGATAAAACGGTCACCTATCAAACTGTAACCGAGAATATACCAGGTGGATCGGGTGGACCAATCAAATATAGTAGTCCACCACCTATAGAAATGACGAAAAAATCAACGGCACTTCACAAAGAGACTAAGTTCTATCGCGAGGACCATCATGGTTTGCCACCTTCGTCAAGTGGAACACTTCCACAGAATTATCATCCAAGCCCGCCACCTCAGACGAATATCGATTCCAGAACAACAATCAATAGAAATGAGAAGTATTATCACGTAGATGGCAATTTTCCGAATGGACAAGCACCGTCTGATAGACCAGATTATCCTGGTAACACTACCACTATCGTTTATCAAAATCAACCGCctataataaatgaaactcACATGACGACGATAAATCGAATCGAGGAGCATTATCCGAGCAGACCACCTTCTGCTGGACGACATCCGACGCCAGATAAACCAGGAACACCTACAAAAACGAACTACTACCCAGTACCTTCTCAAGGAACTCCACCTGGTACCACTACCGTTTATAAATTCTCTAACACTACGACGACAGTACCTCCAAATAAAAACGCCGAAGATCACGAGGTACTTCTACCTAAGCCTTTTCCAACAGGAGGTGTACAAGTTTATCCTGTTAATGCGAAACCTTCAGGACCTAGTACCGATCAGCAGGGGCCACCAGCAAGACTCGAAGATCTTATGGCTTCGTTCTCCGATTCCGAG CGTGAGGTACTGGAAGATattgagaagaaagagaaagaacaacaaAAGAAAGACTCACCGGCCGTAAAAAAGGAAGTTGATTTTCTGCCTCACACTCCGCCTAAGGTGAAAAGCAAGAACGTTGCTGGACCTCCAGTATATTATCCTCCTGGTTCAGCTGAGTTTactaagaaagaagaatttggTGCAGCTATGTCACAATCTAGT GGAGGATGGCAAAAAGGAAGTGCAAAATACGAATATGAGGCATCTAGCAAGAGTAAAAGTAAATCCTCTAGTGGAGCAGCAGTTGTACCTGTTTGCCTACCACTCTGTTGTGCCTTACCATGTGTgattatgtaa
- the LOC127063359 gene encoding putative inorganic phosphate cotransporter: MSGKKEFITCRDVLWYFVFCGFAINYMLRINLNLTIVTMVVPRPKIASSIQCEEENVVSLWKNTTFNESIDTSIEVDEQRLVFENTTYKDLFAWSEYDQGLALGAYYWLHWLSQLPGGILARRYGTKFVFGCANLLTALLGFLIPIATQYHLNALVFLRVFQGLVAGVVWPSMHDMTAKWIPPTERSRFVSAYLGSSVGAAITYPLCATVSNAFGWEAAFYVTSVLGVIWYCFWFFFVYDSPQIHPRISDEEKNYILDNISGSVDDEETEVPWKSIFTSGPVWITVLAQWGGAWGFLTLMTQAPTYFNFIHGWNIHATGILSGSPHILRMIFSYFYSIMSDWLLRTERMSLTNVRKLATFVCNGLQGIFIIALGYSGCHPYFAVIFMMAGTAVNGAVSASTLASFVDLSPNYASILLGFCGMVVICAGFISPVIVGILTNNNQSVGQWRIVFLIAGANAIAGCLIYMFGGTSKEQPWNQYKKPIEQNENEMQDLQTKKKEIINCEEGAERISKPEEEKLCVDK; this comes from the exons ATGAGTGGCA aaaaagaattcattaCATGCCGAGATGTACTATGGTACTTCGTTTTTTGTGGATttgctattaattatatgctAAGGATCAATCTGAATCTCACTATAGTGACTATGGTAGTCCCACGTCCGAAAATAGCCTCGTCCATTCAATGCGAGGAGGAAAATGTTGTCAGTTTGTGGAAAAATACAACATTTAATGAAAGTATTGACACTTCTATCGAGGTCGATGAACAAAGACTGGTTTTCGAAAATACAaca TACAAAGATTTATTTGCTTGGAGCGAGTACGATCAAGGACTTGCACTAGGAGCTTATTATTGGCTTCACTGGCTCTCTCAGCTTCCTGGTGGTATTTTGGCAAGACGTTACGGTACAAAATTCGTGTTTGGATGTGCCAATTTATTAACAGCCCTTTTAGGCTTTCTCATACCTATTGCGACTCAATATCATCTGAACGCTCTCGTGTTTCTACGAGTTTTTCAGGGCCTTGTTGCG gGTGTCGTTTGGCCTAGCATGCACGATATGACAGCAAAATGGATACCGCCAACTGAAAGAAGTAGATTCGTCAGTGCCTATTTAG GCAGTTCTGTGGGAGCTGCTATCACTTATCCACTTTGCGCAACCGTTAGCAATGCCTTTGGATGGGAAGCTGCCTTTTATGTCACGTCTGTTCTCGGAGTAATTTG GTACTGCTTCTGGTTCTTTTTCGTGTATGATTCACCGCAAATACATCCACGTATCtccgacgaagaaaaaaattacatactcGACAATATTTCGGGATCcgtcgacgacgaagaaacgGAAGTACCTTGGAAGTCAATATTTACGTCAGGACCCGTATGGATTACCGTTTTGGCTCAATGGGGTGGAGCTTGGGGTTTCCTCACCTTAATGACACAAGCTCCTACATactttaatttcattcatggATGGAATATTCACGCA acGGGTATTTTGTCCGGTTCACCTCACATTCTGAGAATgatattttcctatttctaCTCCATTATGAGCGATTGGCTTCTACGAACTGAAAGAATGAGTCTAACGAACGTAAGAAAATTAGCGACCTTTGTGTGCAATGGTTTACAAGGTATATTCATAATCGCGTTAGGCTATAGCGGTTGTCATCCTTATTTCGCTGTGATTTTTATGATGGCTGGTACAGCAGTGAATGGAGCAGTTTCAGCTTCCACTTTAGCGAGTTTCGTTGATTTAAGCCCGAATTACGCGAGTATTCTGCTTGGATTTTGCGGAATGGTTGTGATTTGCGCAGGATTTATTTCACCCGTCATCGTTGGTATACTTACGAACAATAAC CAAAGTGTTGGTCAATGGCGTATCGTATTCCTTATTGCTGGTGCCAACGCGATAGCTGGCTGTCTGATTTACATGTTTGGTGGAACATCCAAGGAACAACCTTGGAACCAATATAAGAAGCCAATAGAgcagaatgaaaatgaaatgcaggatttacaaacaaaaaagaaagagataattaacTGTGAAGAAGGAGCGGAAAGGATAAGTAAaccggaagaagaaaaattatgtgtTGATAAGTGA
- the LOC127063360 gene encoding uncharacterized protein LOC127063360 — protein sequence MPSSKTRVAIIGGGVAGLIVARHIASNPDTYSLTLFEQTDQVGGTWVYTDETDIDKHGLPVHSSMYKNLRTNLPKEIMQIPDFPMKDPSGPSFVHHTVIRQYLWDYTEYFNLYSHIKLNTVVKHVEPETLRNGQTIWIIKYEDLENKLEGTKTFDVVVLCNGHYTVGHVPHIPGIESFYGMCIHSHQYRIPETYAGKKVCILGASWSGIDIALEVSQYAGQVYLSHNLPNPLDSKLAKNINQKPGIESIQGNIFTFLDGTTAEIDNFIYCTGYKFTYPFMSSKVEIRTDDNHVEPIYKHLVHITMPNLFFMGIPGLVIPFPMFHIQAQYIVEILEGRIKLPSPEEMLEDFDREKNALLQQGVPLRHIVKLKERQWAYYDEIAAAANIPSFPPVIKKIFDHVSEMRDIDFTSYKNHQYRIIDDENFTVSCCKPC from the exons ATGCCGAGTAGCAAGACAAGAGTCGCAATTATTGGTGGTGGTGTTGCCGGTTTGATCGTGGCTCGTCATATAGCATCTAATCCCGACACCTATAGTCTTACTCTTTTCGAGCAAACCGATCAAGTGGGAGGAACCTGGGTTTATACGGACGAGACCGATATTGATAAGCATGGATTACCGGTGCACAGTAGCATGTACAAGAATCTCAG GACGAATCTTCCTAAGGAAATTATGCAGATACCAGATTTTCCAATGAAAGATCCGAGTGGTCCATCCTTTGTCCATCATACAGTAATACGTCAATATTTGTGGGATTATACGGAgtattttaatctttattcCCATATAAAg TTAAATACCGTGGTTAAACACGTAGAACCAGAAACATTAAGGAACGGTCAAACGATCTGGATTATCAAGTATGAAGATTTGGAAAACAAATTGGAAGGGACTAAGACTTTCGATGTTGTAGTTTTATGCAATGGTCATTATACGGTTGGCCATGTTCCGCATATTCCAGGAATCGAAAGTTTTTAcggtatgtgtatacacagtCATCAATATCGAATCCCTGAAACCTACGCCGGAAAGAAGGTATGCATCTTAGGTGCATCTTGGTCCGGGATCGATATTGCACTTGAAGTATCACAATACGCTGGACAG gTTTACTTAAGTCATAACTTGCCAAATCCGTTAGACTCGAAATTAGCGAAGAATATCAATCAAAAGCCAGGAATTGAATCTATTCaaggaaatattttcactTTCCTTGATGGAACTACTGCCGAAATAGATAACTTCATATATTGTACTG GTTATAAGTTCACGTATCCCTTTATGTCATCTAAAGTTGAGATACGTACGGACGATAATCACGTTGAACCTATCTATAAACATTTGGTGCACATTACCATgcctaatttatttttcatgggAATACCCGGACTCGTTATTCCTTTTCCAATGTTCCATATTCAAGCGCAATATATTGTAGAAATTTTGGAGGGTCGCATCAAGTTGCCTTCTCCCGAAGAGATGTTAGAAGATTTCGATAGGGAAAAGAATGCTTTATTGCAACAAGGGGTTCCT TTAAGGCATATCGTAAAGCTCAAGGAAAGACAATGGGCGTACTATGATGAAATCGCAGCAGCTGCAAACATACCGAGCTTTCCTCCTGTTATAAAGAAGATTTTCGACCACGTGTCCGAGATGCGCGATATCGATTTTACCAGTTACAAAAATCATCAATATCGTATAATTGacgatgaaaattttactGTTTCTTGTTGCAAGCCTTGTTAG